In Phaeobacter porticola, one DNA window encodes the following:
- a CDS encoding proline racemase family protein, producing MRVIDSHTAGEPTRLIVSGGPDLGTGSLAARAKRLFCDHRSFCASVLLEPRGHDAVVGALLVPPSDRTSAAGVIYFNPVGPLGMCGHATIGTAVSLHHLGRLDLGQHRIETPVGSVGVQLQTPTRAAVENVESDRHRAGVVVEVQGLGQVVGDVAWGGNWFFLTSVIPAPLTLANVEVLTRGAVLIRKALADQGITGRDGAMIDHIEFVGPPMTSVGHGRNFVLCPGTAYDRSPCGTGSAAKLACLAADGDLAPGVQWIQESVIGSTYTLHYRPGRGPNAAVIATITGEAFVTGDTVLNFDPADPYRAGITPQEVQ from the coding sequence ATGCGCGTAATCGACAGCCATACGGCCGGCGAACCGACTCGCCTGATAGTATCGGGCGGGCCGGATCTTGGAACTGGATCGCTGGCCGCACGCGCGAAGCGGCTGTTTTGCGATCACCGTAGTTTTTGCGCGTCGGTGCTGCTTGAGCCACGAGGCCATGACGCGGTGGTCGGGGCATTGCTGGTGCCTCCAAGCGACCGGACCTCTGCCGCCGGGGTAATATACTTCAATCCGGTTGGCCCCTTGGGCATGTGTGGCCATGCCACCATCGGCACCGCTGTTAGCCTGCATCACCTGGGACGTCTTGATCTGGGGCAACACCGGATTGAGACGCCGGTTGGGTCTGTCGGCGTGCAATTGCAGACACCGACCCGAGCGGCAGTTGAGAATGTCGAAAGCGATCGCCATCGCGCCGGTGTGGTGGTTGAGGTGCAGGGGCTAGGGCAGGTTGTCGGCGACGTTGCCTGGGGTGGGAACTGGTTTTTCCTAACCTCAGTCATACCGGCGCCCTTGACGCTGGCTAATGTTGAGGTGCTGACCCGGGGTGCTGTCCTTATACGCAAGGCATTGGCCGATCAGGGGATCACTGGTCGCGACGGCGCCATGATTGATCACATTGAATTTGTCGGACCGCCCATGACCAGCGTTGGCCACGGGCGCAATTTTGTACTCTGTCCGGGCACCGCCTATGACAGATCGCCCTGTGGCACCGGCAGCGCTGCCAAACTGGCTTGCCTGGCAGCAGACGGCGATCTCGCACCCGGTGTGCAATGGATCCAAGAAAGCGTGATTGGCAGCACCTACACGCTGCATTACCGCCCCGGTCGCGGTCCTAATGCCGCAGTGATTGCGACAATCACCGGCGAAGCCTTTGTGACCGGTGACACTGTTTTGAACTTTGACCCTGCTGACCCTTATCGGGCAGGGATCACCCCCCAAGAGGTACAGTAA
- a CDS encoding dihydrodipicolinate synthase family protein: MTNPVFSGCIPALMTPCTADRRPDFDALVNKGRELIAKGMSAVVYCGSMGDWPLITDAERMEGVSRLVAAGVPTIVGTGAVNTAQAAAHAAHAAEIGASGLMVIPRVLSRGSSVAAQRDHFAAILSAAPTLPAVIYNSPYYGFATRADLFFDLRRDHPNLVGFKEFGGADDLRYAAENITSQDSSVTLMIGVDTTVFHGYVNCGAGGAITGIGNALPDEVLHLVSLCQLAAKGNATARRQARELEAALAVLSSFDEGADLVLYYKHLMVLNGDSEYRLHFNESDQLSASQQAYVEAQYALFRSWYADWTQQSDVAALCA; encoded by the coding sequence ATGACAAACCCCGTATTCTCCGGCTGCATTCCGGCCTTGATGACCCCCTGCACGGCGGACCGTCGCCCAGATTTTGATGCTCTGGTGAACAAGGGCCGGGAGTTGATCGCCAAAGGCATGTCGGCTGTTGTCTATTGTGGATCAATGGGCGACTGGCCACTGATTACCGATGCTGAGCGGATGGAAGGCGTCTCTCGTCTGGTGGCGGCGGGCGTTCCAACTATTGTTGGGACTGGCGCGGTTAACACCGCTCAGGCCGCTGCCCATGCTGCCCATGCCGCCGAGATTGGTGCCAGCGGTCTTATGGTGATTCCACGTGTATTATCACGGGGCAGCTCGGTCGCCGCGCAGCGGGATCATTTTGCCGCCATTCTATCAGCCGCCCCAACCCTGCCTGCCGTGATCTACAACAGCCCTTATTATGGTTTTGCCACCCGCGCTGATCTGTTCTTTGACTTGCGCCGGGATCATCCTAATCTTGTCGGTTTCAAGGAATTCGGCGGCGCAGATGATCTGCGCTATGCAGCTGAAAACATCACCTCTCAGGACAGCAGTGTAACCCTGATGATTGGCGTCGATACCACTGTGTTCCATGGCTATGTGAATTGCGGGGCAGGGGGGGCAATCACCGGTATCGGCAATGCGCTGCCGGATGAAGTCCTGCATCTTGTGTCGCTGTGTCAGCTGGCAGCCAAAGGCAATGCGACTGCTCGGCGTCAGGCCCGCGAGCTGGAAGCCGCGCTGGCGGTGCTCTCTTCCTTCGACGAAGGCGCGGACCTGGTGCTCTACTACAAACATCTGATGGTGCTGAATGGCGATAGCGAATACCGGTTGCATTTCAACGAAAGCGATCAGCTGAGTGCCAGCCAGCAGGCCTATGTAGAGGCGCAATATGCATTGTTCCGTAGCTGGTATGCGGATTGGACACAGCAGTCCGACGTCGCGGCGCTATGCGCGTAA
- a CDS encoding GntR family transcriptional regulator, with the protein MKLKSVDISKTASASAIVFDALRKAIIEGDLKEGEPLRQDEIAQMFNTSRIPVREAISRLEEQGLVKTQRYKGAVVSGLSAQEAQEIFDFRAVLESEVIRRAVPHMSPSSLAQAKDCLEAFSQSADPMTWGELNRDFHSTLYRESGLQYHMDVIDNAMDRVDSYLRAQLVLSNGNERANAEHLAIWEACVAGDADLAASHTRDHITGACNTLLETLNSLD; encoded by the coding sequence ATGAAGTTGAAATCCGTTGACATATCCAAGACCGCCTCCGCTTCGGCGATCGTCTTCGACGCCTTGCGTAAGGCCATTATCGAAGGTGATCTAAAAGAGGGCGAACCGCTGCGTCAGGATGAAATCGCACAGATGTTCAACACCAGTCGCATCCCCGTACGTGAGGCAATTTCGCGCCTGGAAGAACAGGGGTTGGTCAAGACGCAGCGTTACAAGGGCGCGGTCGTTTCCGGCCTGTCGGCGCAAGAGGCTCAGGAAATTTTCGATTTTCGGGCCGTGTTGGAATCAGAAGTGATCCGCCGTGCGGTTCCACATATGTCGCCTTCTTCATTGGCACAGGCCAAGGACTGCCTTGAGGCATTTTCGCAATCGGCCGACCCAATGACATGGGGAGAATTGAACCGCGACTTTCATTCGACACTCTATCGGGAAAGCGGATTGCAGTATCATATGGATGTGATCGACAATGCCATGGACCGTGTCGACAGCTACCTGCGTGCCCAGTTGGTCTTGTCAAATGGAAATGAGCGGGCCAATGCCGAACACTTGGCGATCTGGGAAGCCTGCGTCGCCGGTGACGCCGATCTCGCCGCATCACATACACGCGATCATATCACCGGAGCCTGTAATACACTTCTAGAGACGCTCAACTCGCTTGACTAA
- a CDS encoding SDR family NAD(P)-dependent oxidoreductase — translation MKKNILIVGGSSGVGLNLARHYVGEGHGVSITGRIDPNCAGAQFHPLSITDDAGAMTCALDALVQQVGDVQTLVYCAGYLQRGSIGSLMDAELAQMTNLGLLAPMMLIQRLVRQASGSLKLMLITSSSQYTPRGQEPAYCATKAGLGMLAAALVRGEGIGKVLVVAPSGIRTNFWRESGEDTSDMLDPAWVAEQVVALSGGAFKYKYAKLLRCPARIEVVECLNNDLEPIHI, via the coding sequence GTGAAGAAAAACATACTCATCGTTGGCGGCAGTTCTGGTGTCGGGCTGAACCTTGCGCGGCACTATGTCGGCGAGGGGCACGGAGTCAGTATCACCGGGCGCATCGATCCGAATTGTGCAGGAGCACAGTTTCACCCGCTGTCGATCACTGATGATGCTGGCGCGATGACCTGTGCGCTAGATGCGCTCGTACAGCAAGTCGGTGATGTGCAGACATTGGTCTATTGCGCGGGCTATCTGCAGCGTGGCTCAATCGGGTCGCTGATGGATGCGGAGCTTGCGCAAATGACGAACCTTGGTTTGCTTGCGCCGATGATGCTGATCCAGCGTCTTGTGCGGCAGGCGTCCGGGTCGTTGAAGCTAATGCTGATAACGTCCAGCTCGCAGTATACACCGCGCGGGCAGGAACCTGCGTATTGCGCCACTAAGGCCGGACTGGGGATGCTGGCTGCCGCGCTGGTGCGGGGAGAGGGGATCGGCAAAGTTCTTGTTGTTGCACCGTCTGGCATTCGCACCAACTTCTGGCGTGAGTCTGGGGAAGATACGTCAGACATGCTAGACCCGGCTTGGGTTGCAGAACAGGTCGTTGCCCTGTCCGGCGGCGCATTCAAGTACAAATATGCCAAATTGCTGCGGTGCCCTGCACGGATAGAGGTGGTCGAATGCTTGAACAACGACTTGGAGCCTATCCACATATAA
- a CDS encoding DEAD/DEAH box helicase — protein MRLKHYQKGTLDVLTRFLKDARLQGDPAAAFNAIIESPEQAARLKAYAKPYKAIKGLEGVPYACLRLPTGGGKTLLAAHTIIQARDHWLERDYPVVLWLVPSDAIRRQTVEALKDPRHFYRQALDEAFEGRVRVFDIADFTQVTPSDLASKLCVFVGTVQTLKVSNTNGRKVYAHHEMLEPHFAKTSPATPGLERNDDGPFKGDIRFSFANLMHVHNPLVIVDEAHNAVTSLADEMQRRINPSAIIQFTATPKNKSNILHSVTAQELKDEQMIKMPVVLEEHESWQSAVNGAILRQAQLNEEAQKDRDNYIRPIVLFQAQNKDQPVNVDALRDHLVEVKNIPPEKIAVVTGKQRELDGIDLKDPACEIDYVITVQALKEGWDCSFAYVFCSVANIGTAGDAEQLLGRVLRMPYATRRTSAMLNKSYACLSSPTFQDAVKGLVDKLVDMGFDESEVADNIEHAQPELLDGMFGRKPRPTPNFDLSIDAPVEEIKGIERAAPTKIKVAPDEHGKAKVTVRDFLTPAQETAIFEQMPAQHHGRFKEELAKFKAANKDKASPAQRGEEFIVPRLLAQVQDEFVFADNDLLIEYHDWTLKDHSHQLSERQFSIRQVANTFEVDLDEGSLQVQLKDQTDQLSLDIGVDGWTEQGLVLWLDRKVRDRYIGQGELVSWLSAVVAYLIHDRGITLSTLMRCQYVLARRLQDRLSEIYSIERNKVYQGSLFQPDAAPSLSFENGFRFFDGMFDGVRTYQGRTVFGKHFTGKNQVPAFDGRGEDGEEFQCAMFLDANAKVKHWIRNVAKHPNAFWLPLAGGKFYPDFVAELEDGKILVVEYKGEHLRTNQDTKDKMAIGSLWEKVSDGKGLFLLALKEDDGLNMRDQLIDKLAKV, from the coding sequence ATGAGGCTCAAGCACTATCAGAAAGGCACGCTCGACGTGCTGACCCGTTTCCTCAAGGATGCGCGTTTGCAAGGCGATCCAGCGGCGGCGTTCAACGCAATTATTGAAAGTCCAGAACAGGCCGCGCGACTTAAGGCCTATGCCAAACCCTACAAGGCGATCAAAGGGCTTGAAGGCGTCCCCTATGCCTGTCTGCGCCTGCCCACGGGGGGCGGTAAGACGTTGCTGGCCGCACATACGATCATCCAAGCCCGCGACCATTGGTTAGAGCGCGACTATCCCGTGGTGCTGTGGCTTGTGCCATCCGATGCGATCCGGCGGCAAACGGTCGAGGCACTCAAAGACCCGCGCCACTTCTACCGCCAAGCGCTGGATGAGGCGTTTGAGGGCCGCGTACGGGTGTTCGACATTGCCGACTTCACCCAAGTCACCCCGTCTGATCTGGCGTCAAAGCTATGCGTGTTTGTTGGCACGGTCCAAACGCTCAAAGTGTCCAACACCAACGGGCGCAAGGTCTATGCGCACCACGAAATGCTAGAACCGCATTTTGCCAAGACATCCCCCGCCACGCCGGGACTGGAGCGTAATGATGACGGGCCGTTCAAAGGCGATATCCGGTTTTCATTCGCCAACCTGATGCACGTTCACAATCCGTTGGTGATCGTGGATGAGGCGCATAACGCTGTGACCTCGCTGGCGGATGAAATGCAGCGCAGGATCAATCCGTCCGCGATCATCCAGTTTACCGCCACGCCCAAGAACAAGTCGAACATCCTGCATTCCGTCACGGCCCAGGAACTTAAAGACGAACAGATGATCAAGATGCCCGTGGTGCTGGAAGAGCATGAATCGTGGCAATCCGCTGTTAATGGCGCGATCCTGCGCCAAGCCCAGTTGAATGAAGAGGCGCAAAAGGACCGCGATAACTACATCCGGCCTATTGTCCTGTTCCAAGCCCAGAACAAGGATCAACCTGTCAACGTGGACGCATTGCGCGATCATCTGGTCGAGGTGAAGAACATCCCGCCAGAAAAGATTGCAGTGGTCACGGGAAAGCAACGTGAACTGGATGGGATCGACCTCAAAGACCCAGCTTGCGAGATCGACTATGTGATCACGGTGCAGGCGCTAAAGGAAGGGTGGGATTGTTCTTTCGCCTATGTGTTCTGTTCTGTGGCCAACATCGGCACGGCTGGCGATGCAGAACAGCTATTGGGCCGCGTGCTGCGGATGCCCTATGCTACACGCCGCACGTCCGCGATGCTCAACAAGTCCTATGCCTGCCTAAGCTCGCCCACATTCCAAGACGCGGTCAAAGGGCTGGTCGATAAGCTGGTCGATATGGGCTTTGATGAAAGTGAAGTTGCCGACAACATCGAACACGCGCAGCCGGAATTGCTCGACGGTATGTTCGGGCGCAAGCCACGTCCCACGCCAAACTTTGATCTTTCGATTGATGCACCCGTTGAAGAGATTAAGGGGATCGAGCGTGCCGCGCCAACCAAGATTAAAGTTGCACCCGATGAGCATGGCAAAGCCAAGGTAACAGTGAGAGACTTCCTGACACCTGCGCAAGAAACGGCTATTTTTGAGCAGATGCCTGCCCAGCACCACGGACGGTTTAAGGAAGAGCTGGCAAAGTTCAAAGCCGCTAATAAAGACAAGGCGTCACCCGCCCAGCGCGGCGAAGAGTTTATCGTGCCACGCCTTTTGGCCCAAGTGCAGGACGAGTTTGTCTTTGCCGACAACGATCTGTTGATTGAGTACCACGATTGGACGCTCAAGGATCATTCGCACCAGCTGTCTGAGCGGCAATTTTCTATCCGCCAAGTGGCCAACACGTTCGAGGTGGATCTGGATGAGGGCAGTTTGCAAGTGCAACTCAAGGACCAGACGGACCAGTTGTCGCTCGACATTGGGGTCGATGGTTGGACTGAGCAGGGGCTTGTGCTGTGGTTAGACCGCAAAGTCCGCGACCGCTACATCGGACAGGGGGAGTTGGTTAGCTGGCTGTCTGCTGTGGTCGCTTACTTGATCCACGATAGAGGCATAACACTTTCGACCCTCATGCGGTGCCAATATGTACTGGCACGCCGCTTGCAAGACCGCTTGTCCGAGATTTACTCAATCGAGCGCAACAAGGTATATCAAGGGTCACTGTTCCAACCAGATGCCGCGCCAAGCCTGAGTTTTGAAAACGGGTTCCGGTTTTTTGACGGTATGTTCGATGGGGTCCGCACGTATCAAGGCCGCACCGTCTTTGGCAAACATTTTACAGGCAAAAACCAAGTGCCAGCATTTGATGGCCGTGGTGAAGATGGGGAAGAGTTCCAATGCGCGATGTTCTTGGATGCGAACGCCAAGGTGAAACACTGGATCAGGAATGTGGCCAAGCATCCCAATGCGTTCTGGTTGCCATTGGCGGGGGGCAAGTTCTATCCCGACTTTGTTGCAGAACTGGAAGATGGGAAGATTCTTGTTGTTGAATACAAAGGCGAACACCTGCGGACCAACCAAGACACCAAGGACAAGATGGCTATTGGTAGCCTTTGGGAAAAAGTAAGCGATGGCAAAGGGCTGTTCTTGCTGGCGCTCAAAGAGGATGATGGCCTGAACATGCGGGATCAGTTGATTGATAAGCTGGCCAAGGTATGA
- a CDS encoding site-specific DNA-methyltransferase, producing MPTLQWLTRDEDVRAAEKVPYRLLEEDPALGYGDRDTGNMLIQGDNLDALKALLPYYAGQVKCIYIDPPYNTGSAFEHYDDNLEHSKWLAMMWPRLELLRDLLAEDGSIWVSIDDREGHYLKVMMDEVFGRSSFIANVIWQKLYTVKNSAKYLSDMHDHVLCYAKNREYWSRNLLPRSEKSAGNYSNQDDDPRGPWTTNAVQARNYYSLGSYSISSPTGRIHRPPSGTYWRISEQKFHELNNDNRIWWGKGGDSIPRVKKFLTEAKQGIVPATLWAYQDAGTNAEAKQEIRAVADDGPELFVTPKPEKLLQQVLHIATNPGDIVLDSFLGSGTAAAVAQKMGRRYIGIEMGDHAVTHCAPRLQKVTDGEQGGISTARNWQGGGGFRFYRLGSPVFTEEGQIQPDIHFPTLAAHIWFAETGQPWTEPQPLSPFLGAKDGRGFALLYNGILGDKSVNGGNVLTRKTLAIIRDAAGGFDGPLTIYGERTVLADASLDAENIVFKQTPYDVRARK from the coding sequence ATGCCGACATTGCAGTGGTTGACGCGGGATGAGGATGTGCGGGCGGCGGAGAAGGTGCCGTACCGTCTGCTGGAAGAAGACCCTGCGCTGGGCTATGGCGACCGGGATACCGGCAACATGCTGATCCAGGGCGATAATCTGGACGCCTTAAAAGCGCTGCTGCCCTATTACGCCGGTCAGGTGAAGTGCATCTATATCGACCCGCCATACAACACCGGATCGGCGTTTGAGCATTACGACGACAATCTGGAGCATTCCAAGTGGCTGGCCATGATGTGGCCCCGGCTGGAGCTGCTGCGGGATTTGTTGGCGGAAGATGGCTCGATCTGGGTGAGCATTGATGACCGGGAGGGGCACTATCTGAAGGTCATGATGGATGAGGTTTTTGGGCGGTCAAGCTTCATAGCAAATGTGATCTGGCAAAAGCTGTATACAGTAAAAAATTCTGCAAAATACCTTTCAGATATGCACGATCATGTTCTTTGTTATGCGAAGAACCGTGAATACTGGTCGAGAAATCTATTGCCGCGCTCAGAAAAAAGTGCGGGGAATTATTCGAACCAAGATGATGATCCACGTGGCCCCTGGACTACAAACGCAGTTCAAGCCCGAAATTACTATAGTTTAGGAAGCTATTCCATCAGTTCACCGACAGGAAGAATTCATCGCCCTCCAAGTGGTACCTACTGGAGAATATCCGAGCAAAAATTTCATGAATTGAATAACGACAATAGAATTTGGTGGGGCAAAGGAGGGGACTCAATCCCGCGTGTAAAAAAGTTCCTAACCGAAGCAAAACAAGGTATCGTGCCTGCAACTCTTTGGGCTTATCAGGACGCCGGGACAAATGCAGAGGCGAAGCAAGAAATTCGCGCCGTAGCTGATGATGGTCCCGAATTGTTTGTTACACCCAAACCTGAGAAGCTTCTTCAACAAGTACTCCATATCGCCACCAACCCCGGCGACATCGTGCTCGACTCCTTCCTCGGTTCTGGCACCGCCGCCGCCGTGGCCCAGAAAATGGGACGGCGTTATATCGGGATCGAGATGGGCGACCATGCGGTTACCCACTGCGCGCCGCGTTTGCAAAAGGTCACAGATGGAGAACAGGGCGGCATTTCCACAGCGCGGAACTGGCAGGGCGGCGGTGGTTTCCGTTTCTATCGCCTCGGGTCGCCAGTTTTCACGGAAGAAGGACAAATCCAGCCTGACATCCATTTCCCCACGCTTGCCGCCCATATCTGGTTTGCTGAAACAGGACAGCCTTGGACTGAACCCCAACCGCTCTCTCCTTTCCTTGGTGCGAAGGACGGGCGCGGCTTTGCACTGCTTTACAATGGCATCCTTGGCGACAAGTCGGTGAACGGCGGTAACGTGCTGACCCGCAAAACGCTGGCCATCATCCGCGATGCGGCGGGTGGCTTTGACGGGCCACTGACAATCTACGGCGAACGCACGGTGCTGGCCGATGCCTCACTGGACGCGGAGAACATCGTGTTCAAGCAAACACCCTATGACGTGAGGGCTCGCAAATGA
- a CDS encoding site-specific integrase: MRRVIEENERMKRKYVFYLEEADGLDEKSTDKVLAAILKFEQSTGFKPFKRFHIEQAAKFKTYLSQAKNQRGQPLSHSTVDATLTLVRKFFHWLAGQQGYKKVLTYSDTRYFNNNRKSARIAHTANDKEAASPEAAFHAFQAMPSATEFEKRDKSLFAFFMLTGARVGAVASLRLKHIDLFHGKVFQDPREVNTKAAKPIDTVFMPVDPAYLECFTAWVEYLRTEKFFGPTDALFPKAQMGLAETGDFQKMGLSRDPFATTTPLNKIIRNAFAMVQLPQYTPHAFRTTLIKMANDRCKTVEEFKAWGMNIGHENMAVTMGSYLPIPKQRKEELINRLKPA, translated from the coding sequence ATGAGACGAGTGATTGAAGAAAACGAACGAATGAAGCGCAAATATGTGTTCTATCTAGAGGAAGCGGACGGGTTGGATGAAAAATCCACTGACAAGGTTTTGGCGGCGATCCTCAAGTTTGAGCAGTCTACAGGATTCAAGCCATTCAAGCGGTTCCATATCGAGCAAGCAGCCAAATTCAAAACCTATCTTTCCCAAGCAAAAAACCAACGCGGCCAACCGTTGAGCCATTCGACAGTGGACGCAACACTAACGTTGGTGCGCAAGTTCTTTCATTGGCTTGCGGGGCAACAGGGCTACAAAAAGGTGCTGACCTATAGCGACACGCGCTATTTCAACAACAACCGCAAGTCGGCAAGGATTGCGCATACCGCCAATGACAAGGAAGCAGCGTCACCTGAGGCGGCGTTTCACGCTTTCCAAGCCATGCCCAGCGCTACAGAGTTTGAAAAGCGGGATAAGTCGCTCTTTGCCTTCTTCATGCTCACAGGGGCACGTGTGGGGGCTGTGGCGTCATTACGGCTTAAACATATCGACCTTTTCCATGGCAAGGTTTTCCAAGACCCGCGTGAGGTGAACACCAAAGCGGCCAAGCCCATCGACACCGTATTTATGCCTGTTGATCCTGCCTATCTTGAGTGTTTCACGGCATGGGTGGAATATTTACGAACAGAAAAGTTTTTCGGCCCAACCGATGCGCTTTTCCCCAAGGCGCAAATGGGACTGGCGGAAACGGGCGACTTTCAAAAGATGGGGCTGTCGCGTGATCCGTTCGCAACGACAACGCCGCTTAATAAGATCATCCGCAACGCCTTTGCAATGGTGCAGTTACCGCAATACACGCCGCACGCCTTCCGCACCACGTTGATCAAGATGGCCAATGACCGCTGCAAGACAGTGGAGGAGTTCAAGGCGTGGGGCATGAACATCGGGCATGAGAATATGGCCGTCACGATGGGGTCTTACCTGCCCATTCCAAAGCAGCGCAAAGAAGAGCTGATCAACCGCTTGAAACCTGCATAG
- a CDS encoding MerR family transcriptional regulator: MVLIFEQNRNYVLGDAELEIIGDRDKLAQWRHKGMGPAFYKLGRKIIYRGEDLNAWADAQRVEPTNGGQS; encoded by the coding sequence ATGGTCCTCATCTTCGAGCAAAACCGCAACTACGTTCTAGGCGACGCTGAGCTGGAAATTATCGGTGATCGCGACAAGCTCGCACAGTGGCGTCACAAGGGCATGGGGCCAGCGTTTTACAAGCTGGGCCGCAAGATCATCTACCGTGGAGAGGATTTGAATGCATGGGCAGATGCCCAGCGTGTTGAGCCTACTAATGGTGGGCAATCCTGA
- a CDS encoding tyrosine-type recombinase/integrase: protein MAVLTGKLTKKLVENLGPGRHGDGNGLYLVVDPSGARRWIVRVVVKGQKNKKGAPLRTDFGLGGADIITLPQARDRALEYRRMAKQGLNPRFNAQREIPTFEEIAQQVHIDRMPTWKNAKHGQQWINTLRDYAFPKIGRMPVDSIGQPEVLMCLSPIWTEKHETARRLAQRLKIVLDVARSKGLRSGENPVTAIKDAGVLPKVVKKPKHHNAMRWQDIPAFYADLSGRNAMAAKALMFTCLTGSRTGEVLGTRWTELDFEARLWICPAARMKTGDDHRVPLTDEMLAIIEPLKAMESEFVFEGQKRRKPLSNMAMLMLLRRMGVEDVTVHGFRSTFRDWASEVANVSREVAEMSLAHKVGSDVERAYARSDLLEKRRVLMERWTRFVSASEGKVIQFETG from the coding sequence ATGGCGGTTCTCACTGGGAAGCTGACTAAGAAGCTGGTCGAGAACCTCGGACCGGGTCGGCATGGCGACGGCAACGGGCTCTATCTGGTTGTCGATCCCTCAGGCGCGCGCCGCTGGATTGTTCGGGTTGTTGTCAAAGGGCAAAAAAACAAAAAGGGCGCGCCCCTGCGAACGGATTTCGGACTAGGCGGCGCTGATATCATCACGCTACCTCAGGCCCGTGATCGCGCCTTGGAATATCGGCGGATGGCGAAACAAGGACTAAACCCACGCTTCAACGCCCAGCGCGAAATTCCGACCTTCGAAGAAATTGCCCAGCAAGTGCATATTGATCGGATGCCGACCTGGAAAAACGCCAAACATGGGCAGCAATGGATCAACACTCTGCGCGATTATGCCTTCCCCAAGATCGGGCGAATGCCCGTCGATAGCATTGGCCAACCAGAAGTTCTCATGTGCCTCTCGCCTATCTGGACCGAAAAACATGAAACTGCACGGCGCTTGGCACAGCGGCTCAAAATCGTGCTGGACGTAGCAAGATCAAAAGGCCTTCGATCCGGCGAAAATCCTGTCACAGCAATCAAAGATGCAGGCGTCTTGCCCAAAGTCGTCAAAAAACCAAAGCATCACAATGCCATGCGCTGGCAAGACATCCCAGCATTCTATGCGGATCTGTCTGGGCGCAACGCAATGGCTGCTAAGGCGCTGATGTTCACCTGTTTGACTGGCTCTCGCACGGGTGAAGTGCTTGGAACGCGCTGGACGGAACTGGATTTCGAAGCGCGCCTCTGGATCTGCCCAGCGGCACGGATGAAAACCGGCGATGATCACCGCGTACCTTTGACCGATGAAATGCTCGCGATCATCGAACCGTTAAAGGCGATGGAATCCGAATTTGTGTTTGAAGGCCAGAAAAGGCGCAAGCCTCTGTCCAATATGGCGATGTTGATGCTGTTGCGCAGGATGGGGGTCGAGGACGTTACCGTTCACGGCTTTCGGTCTACTTTCCGCGATTGGGCCTCAGAGGTTGCCAATGTCTCGCGTGAAGTTGCAGAAATGAGCCTTGCTCATAAAGTAGGCTCTGACGTCGAGAGAGCCTATGCACGGTCTGACTTGCTGGAGAAACGGCGCGTTTTGATGGAACGCTGGACTAGATTCGTTTCAGCAAGTGAAGGCAAGGTGATCCAATTTGAAACAGGATGA
- a CDS encoding nucleoside hydrolase, whose translation MTTKLIIDTDPGIDDAMAIFYAAAAPDIDLLGLTTIFGNVTTKTATRNALRLLEAAELDVPVAHGAETPLVLPPFTPSAHVHGAEGFGDIPAETPKGSQLDEDAADFLIRMAREHKGELVVCPIGPLTNIAHAIQRDADFAKNVKRIVIMGGSLEEGGNITPHAEANIYHDPHAADVVFGSGAQVEMVGLDVTHRILCTQGDFSAIAAQSPDLGGMLQKMSVFYLHFYETVGKFDGCSLHDPAAVIACTHPELFTARSVAMEVSCDGETSGETRLSTKSGRKPIDVYMAVDADAVKALFLKRLAILP comes from the coding sequence ATGACAACCAAACTCATAATCGACACAGATCCCGGTATCGACGATGCCATGGCGATTTTCTACGCGGCGGCTGCCCCGGATATCGATCTATTGGGTCTCACCACAATCTTTGGCAATGTGACGACCAAGACCGCTACGCGCAATGCCTTGCGCCTGCTCGAAGCGGCAGAGCTGGACGTGCCGGTTGCCCATGGTGCCGAGACCCCGCTGGTTTTGCCGCCTTTCACGCCCTCTGCTCATGTGCACGGCGCCGAGGGTTTCGGCGATATTCCTGCGGAAACCCCCAAAGGCAGTCAGCTTGACGAAGACGCAGCTGACTTTCTGATCCGCATGGCGCGCGAGCACAAAGGAGAGCTGGTGGTCTGTCCGATTGGCCCGCTGACCAATATCGCCCATGCAATCCAACGCGATGCAGATTTCGCCAAGAACGTGAAACGTATCGTCATCATGGGTGGTTCGCTGGAGGAGGGGGGCAATATCACCCCGCATGCCGAGGCCAATATCTATCATGACCCCCATGCCGCCGATGTGGTCTTTGGATCCGGCGCGCAGGTTGAGATGGTCGGATTGGATGTCACCCATCGCATCCTGTGTACCCAGGGTGATTTCTCCGCGATTGCTGCGCAGTCACCGGACCTGGGCGGCATGCTGCAGAAGATGTCGGTCTTCTATCTGCACTTCTATGAGACGGTCGGGAAATTCGACGGCTGTTCGCTGCATGATCCCGCTGCGGTTATCGCCTGCACTCACCCCGAACTATTTACAGCGCGTTCGGTCGCGATGGAGGTTTCTTGCGACGGGGAAACCTCAGGTGAAACGCGCCTTTCCACCAAGAGTGGCCGCAAGCCGATTGATGTCTACATGGCAGTCGATGCGGATGCCGTGAAAGCGCTGTTCCTGAAACGCCTGGCCATTCTGCCCTGA